The Clupea harengus chromosome 5, Ch_v2.0.2, whole genome shotgun sequence genomic sequence TAGATCCCCACTTTAACTTCTGGATCACAGAAGTGGTAGTTAGTCCCATCTTAAtcgattttttgttttgttttgtttggtttttctgttttgttcagtgttcatttatttacaacagcATTATAAATTAgcattgtctcaaggtgctttacagaaccAAAGGCCTAAACCCCGTTAGAGCGTTTAGCACAGCAACACAAGGTAGGCTCAAATGGGCCATAAGCGGCAACATCTACCAATAAGACTTTCACTGAGAATAGACTATGTTTGTAAGTGCGCTTACCAGATACAGATGAGAAGTTCCATTAAGTTTCAAATCGAGTTACATTAGCACAACTTGTTTGGCTAATCTGTGCTTCGGCAGTTTAAACCAGGAACTGAATTCTCTATGGTGGCATACTCTACATTTATGTACAGGGACGTGCACAcgaattttgaagggcctttGCTCTGCACTGGGAAAAAAAGGGCAACACGTTTATTTTTGTaaccaccgccgccacgcccccaaGCAGACGGAcagttgcccgggcaaccttagccccctcctgtgcacgtccctgcttaTGTAGCCTATCTATCTTATCTCATGATAACTATGGGAGAGGCGTAACACAGAGGTCATGTCAGGTTAAATACCTATATAGCTGCAATTTAACCTGACATGACCTCTGTGTTACGCATCTCCCATAGACCTCTGTGTTACACCTCTCCCACAGTTAATAGTAATAGTATATGTACATTGGGTTGGATGCACTGGGTCTCACAGTTCAATCCCTGATGACGGTCTGTGTCTTTTCTCCTCACAGCTGCAGACTAGTAGCCTAGACATGAAGAACCAGTTGCTCACCAGTCAAAATGCTGTGCTGGCCCTGCAGGAGGAACTGAAAAACACCCTACATGCTCTGGATAACCAGAAGAGGTGAGTGAGACTATGCTCCTGATTTTAGGGTTCTTTTAATTTAGTCTGCTACTGGTAAGCTTAAGTATTCACAGTAAGATTACCTTAAGATATGGTCGTGTTAGTTATCCTGTGTGTATTATTACCCATCACTGATACTATTTTTCATCATTCTCCTATAGCAAGTACACCGAGAGAACATGCAACTACAAGGACAGGCTTAGTCGTGCCAAACAATTCCACATAAAAGAGGTGGTTTTACGTGATGACCAGATCAAAGACCTTCAGAGGCAATGTGATTTCCTTAACAAAAAAGTGGACAAGGTGAGTGTTACAGTATGTCAGTCATCATACTGTATAGTAATGaattgaaatatatttatctAAAGGGTCTAGAAATTGAACAATAAAATGCTAATCGCGTAGAGGTGGAAGGATGTAGAACTTGAACAATAAATTGCTAATTGCAAAGAGTTTGAAAACAAGAACATTTatcaaaaaacaaatacaaataccaaAACACACGGCTTCAAAAGGATGGTAATGGTGGAATCCTCATGTGCATCCAAGGTGACAGGGCTGACAAAGAGCATGGATGAGATCAACACCAATCTGCTGAAAGAGAACGGCCAGTTTCAGTGCCAACTCCTCGATGAGCAGGAAGCCCAATGCAAGACCCTGGACATCCTCAGGACATACAAACTCAGGTACTGTCACTGGAGGGGAAACATATGAGTTCTGGACTCACCCTCCTTACAAGCTTTTGTTAGAACAGTCCCATAAAAGCACAATTGGACCCCTTTTAAACTACCATTATTGATACTATTTTTTCATTTGCAAAGGATCTCTGTGGATGTTTGTATAGAGAAGGCACCAGGTTGAAAAAACATCTGCGGTTCTTTAATCTTCTGTGACGTCTAATCACAATGCTATACAATGCCACTTCTATTTTTATgtgttgatttaaaaaataaataatttctgtctgtttgttttgttgttgtttttgcttgttaatgtataatatataattatgacattttttattatttttttttaaataggatTGAGAATCTGGAGAAGGTGATTGAGAAAATGGAATTTTTTATTCAGGACCAAATACTCTTCAGCCCGAGTCAGGTAATTACACGTATTtacacataattacacacaattacacatcacctcaTAATTCCCAGTAAGAACTTCGTCAGTAGCTTCTCTGTCATACAGTATGTTCATCACTTATGGTGTCTGCTCCAGCTCTCCAACATAGGTCTAGGTGGTAGCACGGGTCAAAGAgtagtttctgtttttttaatgatttgtgCTTTTTCACAATCAGTGAaccatttttcttttcaaaggTAACCAGACGTCCATCTATGCACCTAGTGTCTGGGAAAACACCATCTGCCACGGACTACAGGCACGTTTTTACTCTTTGCCCTTTAAGTAAAGTGTGGGAAACTTTCTTATGATATTTTTGCAAGTGTGTGAACAATTCAGTCTAATCACAATATTACTTTAAGGGTTTGTTTCTATTTCAAATGCTTGTCAATGCTTCAAAGTAAGAGGTTCTTCATTTTGGGGGATCTTGTCACTAAGACACTCTATGAATTACATGCCAATTTTACACTAATAGTGATAGCACATTATAATACTAATAACATGTCATCTCCATCCATATTGACCTTGCCACCCCCTGTTTGTGTGGCCCACAGTGCTTTGCCCAAAGGCTACACCATGAGTGACCCGTTTCACATCATCCAGAAGGCACGCACAGCAATGAAGTCTGAAGACGTGAGCCCAGCTCTGTCcctgacgcgcacacacacctcggaGATGGGCTACCTGAACCTCACCCCCCCTCTTAGTCCGCCCGGCAGCCAGTTGCAGGACGACTGGACCGCCACGAGCAGCGCAGACGAGGCACCGCAGATAGAGAACAAGGAGCGCTGCCTCACAGAGCGTTTCCTCTAACGCAACACCGCACTGCACTGCCTCATCGAGCGTTTCCTGTAACGCAACATTGCTCCCCAATGTGAAATATCACCATTCTCATGTTTGGACTAAAGATTGCTACTGATTTTTCATGCAGATTCTATTTTTATTAAAGCCTTCTATTGCATTCAGTCATGGAGTTTGATGCTACTTCCTGTCTGTTTATCCTTGCTGCGATTTACAGTACACTCATGCACTCAAGCACACAATTTACACTACACTCATCCACCCAAGCACTcatgcactcacgcacacaagtGTCCTTGTGGGAGGACATGATCAAGAAAGTACAGTTGATCAAGAAAATATAGTGGTTACTAAAGTGACATTACATGGCATAATAACTGAAAATACAGCCTTGTCAGTGTCATATGTATGTTTAACTTATGTTCGTATTATCAGTGTATCATTAGTTATTTCATTCAATTAGTCAGTAAAGCTCTATTGGTGAGTGCCTGCTTCAACAGCTTCTGTTGGTGAATGCCTGTTTCAACAACGACCGAAAGGACAGGCAGAAAGCTTACATAATAGATTACGCTATACCACCCACCACTTACCCTTTGACCCCACATGTTCACCAAGACTACGTACCGCCAGAGTGGGCTTTCTATGGGTGGCTCTGCCTCCCTGTACAACTCAGACACCGGCATACAACTGCTCGGCATTCACATCCTGTTCTAGGGGGACTTCATTCCCGCACACCTCCATCAAAGAGACACAGCTCtggacacacaccctgcttCAGGATCCATCATTtgatgatttttttcccccctactttttcaaccacacactctctctttcaacaaCAAGCCAGAGGACCAGCCTCCCAGAACAAACATCCAAACTTAAAAAGTAACATCTCACACATCACAAGATTAAACTCTTGAACTCATGGGCTAACCCAACAACAacagtctcacacaccacacatcaaaCATTGACCTTGtgaccaggggcggactggccatcggggataccggagaaatccccggtgggccgacggggtttgGGCCGGTTCAATATATTCATGTCAATCGAAATAGTCTGAAGGCAGAATATgcgcgcggggggaggggcgtggcggtggcggttagtgatccaccctgacaatttcacagtttcaagtgttatactCAAAAtatgtgcgcagggggagggggtgtggtaAAAAAGTTACACCACAGCTCCCGGGCCACTTtcttcccccagtccgcccctgcttgTGACCTTAGCTGTCAAATTTTAATTTGCTTTGTCCCTAAGCTTGCCATAGTCCTTTTCTCGCCAGAGGAGTCGTGTAACATGGATATCACTGCGATACCCGACGGAGGGGTCCCAGCAGTACTCGGGAGACAGCACCCTGCTGGGCTTGTGCTGCCACAGGTATTTGTTCAGGTGGCTCTCGTCGTGCCAGAGAGCCTCCACCCCATTATCCTTGTCCTTTATGATGCCGCGGTAGCACGCCTCTGtcatctgtctcaccctctgccAGGAGCCACCAAACACAGCTGCGTGGTAGTAGAAGTCCCCCTGTGACTCTGCCATGTAGGCCTGGGATTTGGGGTTCTGGTCGTACGTCAACATGTACCTGAAGCGATGGTAGTAGTATGCGTGGAGGAGGGCAACGGAGTCCCCCAAAGCCTCTGCACCAAACCGGCCCCCAAAGACCTGGTCCACATCCATGCAGAAGACGTACTGATTGTGGTGGCGAATGTGGGTGTCGATGACTTCCATGATGGATTTCATTCGCATCATTGAGATGTCCTGCCACCGGGAGTGGCGTTCCACTGCGAAGACTTTCAGCTCTCGTCCCGGTGCCAGGTTTAGGGCCGGAACCTTCTCTGGGACGTCTGTAAAGACGTAGTAGGTCACAGGTAAACCCACCATAAAGTAGATTTCTGCAGATCTCAGGAAGTCTTTCAGGTAGGCATCAAGGTATCTGGAGTTTGGCAAAGGAAGAAATACAGTTTTAGGAATACGGAATCAAGTTAGTAACCTTGTACAGATATTCAATAGGTAATCTTAGCTGCAGCAACACGGCTGGTGCAAACTGTAATAGCAGGCTTTTGAGGGCTTTTGCCATCGCAACTTCAAAGTATTCAACCATCTGGCAGTTCGTGGTCAAaacaaagaaagcaagaaaggaAACCCGCAGCTGGCAGCGCAGAGAAGGAGCggcagaaaaagaagagaagtcGTGGCAGAAAAAGACTTTTTTTGTTGGCTGCTCCAAAGTGTGTAAAAATACCAGTCTTATTTAGACTTTAATGATTGCGACTCATGTACGTATGtacttgtgtatatgtatgtgccgcatgtatgtatattaggggtgggaatctcttggcacctcacgattcgattcgattccgattcagaggtcaacgattcgattctaaaccgattctcgattctaaaccgattatcgattctaaaccgataaaacgattatcgatgcatctcgatttttaaaacatttgagtttgctactcagagtctcaaatcacttcctactttgtgtttgataattaaagaaaatcaacagatctatttttttattagagaaaaagtgtgtccttgtcacaattatgactttctatgaacaatgcaataatcgatgcagcttgcatttcaacacaaaatgaatgtgtaaaaaaaaaaaaaaaaaaaaaaaaattattttttattttttttttatttaaaaaaaaaaatcgattatgaacttttctgaatcgagacagaatcgttctagagagaatcgagagaaatcgcaaaatcgattttttccccccacccctaatgtatatgtatgtatgtatgtatgtatgtatgtatgtatgtatgtgtgtatgtatgcatgcatgtatgtatgtatatctcTGTAACTCTTATCCCTAGGTGGGATGTGTGTCAGACTAAAGGCCTGTTAGAATGAATCTCTCTTACttttgaaatacacacacacacacaaacacacacacacctactcacactcacacacgcacgcatacacacacacacacacacacacacacagataatactGTCCACAGAATAGGTCACCCTCATGATAGACCACAGACAATTGTACAGTTGTACCTGCCCACAGCAAATACAGTCAGCGCCACTGAGGTATGGGTCCTTTTATGGGTCTGATCATAAGCCTCTGGGTCAAACATCCCATCCCAAATGATGGGTGCACCCCAGTAAGTGCAGGTCTGAACGTCGGATCTAGACCTAGGGAGAAAAGGCAGAGATGTctgtggaagaaacagtggaaaCTAACCTTTCACACTTTAGATCAAAGTGTCTACTAAATACATTTACCTTTTACCTAGCTCTGACTCTGTGTAAGTGCTTTTGTATACTGAAAGTCAGATGGAATGAAGAGAGGCTTGCAACTTGTATAAATATGGTATAAAAGGAAAGGATTTAGGCCTGCAAAGAAATGCAATTCTGAAGGAGGGGACCTTGTGTTCGCCGATAATACTCTATATTCTATACGTTGTTTGTTTGAATGACTGACAGTTACTGAAATCCGTGTGGGATAAAAAAAACGTGTTTCTGTAGCTCAGCTTGTACAGCTCAGTGCTAACATTTTCAAGGTCCATTAAAGATGAAGAATTTTCACTGAAGACTGAAAACGTATCTACAGtatattgtaagtcactttggttAAAAGCATGTActactaaatgaataaatgtaaatgtgcttCTGATTCATCTCATTTAATAGCTGATGGTGTCCCACCTCCACCTACCCAAGCTTAAGAGTTATGTCCACAGCATTGTCCAGCTTGAGTGCTTCACTTCCAACCAACTGACATTTATCCATAGGAATTAAGCCCTCTAGGaatctaaacacaaacaaagcctTTGTTAGCATAACAACTTCAAAGGCAAATGAAACACAAATGAACTAGGATGTGAGAAGGCGGTGGATAGGTGAGCCTCCGCTTGTTCCTAAGACTGTGCTAGTTGTTTCAGAACTCAAGGTGGAAGCACTTGACACTTCGTATCATTAGATGTCACAGGAAGTTAGCCAAACCACACCAATGGCAGgtgtcatgtatgtgtatatatagatattacGTTGCTTCAGACTGGGATATATTCTTGATTGAATGCACATAATTGAAAACAACACTGTTCATTATTCAAAGCCATGGGTGTAAATGTAGTTGATAACCCTGTTATCGTAACAGGGTTAAATACcgacctgtgtgtgttattaacaaactgtccgataactgacatagctacgctacctaaaggccccgtcacaccataacgttctggtcaacgttctctgaactttctaatcgttcaatttcgagcgttctagggcgaggtggacacatctggcgtgtgactaacgaaagaatagcgtaggactgacacatgagaAGCATGTGAcagcgaccaagtgacgtgtcactggtgcgcgacaaacgtgtgctgacgtgtcactggagcgcgacaaacgtgtgctgacgtgtcactggagCGCGACAagcgtgtgctgacgtgtcactggagCGCGACAagcgataagtcaaccttagacaagtgtgttgagcgtgtgatttacgtgtgaataatgacagaatagcgttttgctggcgtgtgggttttatggtcaaacgggtataaaacgctgggaaatcatagtggattcagttgatctgaacagtgaacatcatgccgccaagaccacgaaaaggtgtgaggggggcttctgctactagcgctgctgcaagtaagaagatgataaatgctgctgaaagtaagaagaatacaaagcctctttcactagcaatgtcttcggacgaagatttactgttattattactgtgatttacgaaataacgggcgttattcctggggttttatgttattaaaataaattatttaaatttgacagtgaatttgtgtttctcaatgtttattattagaaaacatcaacacatccacacacattgtccatgtcacaagagtcttcatatcatatccatctgccatggaacagcaccagctataacagtgctcagctatgttcaagttcagtagaatatgtagatttatagtgcgcagaataacgtttgcaatgatgtaagttgcgtttgttgataacatatggttaataacatattaattgtagaagggacatgataaaatcaagatcttcccttggtgaaaaaactttcgccaatATCTtcgtacgagagatgggttaggtgctcaaatttcccgggatcaaagaggacgttagtaggcatgtccaaactaaaaatcacgtctcaggattgctgcgcacataagttattttggggtgcatcaactgtactcagtctaccctacccaacgactgactacgatagccaaacgcatGCAAacgttaataaaacgttccacgaaagttctccagcgtttaaattaaacgttgaagaacgctggtctccatgagaacttttgtgcatgttcaaaaatgtattttcggaccagcgttctccgccgatcaccgacgattacagaCGATTACAGcattcaccagctttcacacaacgcttttctggtgctataccagcgaccatggacgattaccaacgtttcctctaacgtcatagaacgttgaccagaacgttatggtgtgacggggccttaacacacagaaaagacacTGAACACCGCAGGTGTAAATTTAGGCACATGCCACTTCCTGTTCCTGGGATCCACCTGAAGCAAGCCATGTGTGCAGTACGGGATAGTGAGTGCTCCGGAAAATAATAACATGTTGTTTATAATGTTTTAatataaacacatttttctttaattttaCGGCTATGGGTAGGTTTCTCTTGTTTGTTCTGGAGTCTTCTTTGAGGCATTTTGAGCTTCTCGAGTGataagcgccttgagacaatttgattgttttggatttaattgaaatgaattgaatttaattgaattttatTCCTGTATCCAGTGCCCCTGTAATGTATTCCTAAAAACATAATTCATGGTGtatattttactgttttgtTATTGGGAGTGAGCTTGAGCTCAATCACATAAAGGGTGTGTCAGAAGTTTCAGCTGAAAACATTTGATAGCAAAAAAGGAAGTTTACCTGATAGAGTATGGTATGTGGTAGACAACGAAAAGCGTGAGTATACATAGTGCCAGAGCAGTTTTACGAGAGGGCAAAGAGCAGATGTTCCTGAGGATCATAAAAAGGAGTGATGGATTAAATTATCTGATTGGATATTCATAACTACAGCAAAtgtaaaaatgaatgaatacaattTGTTTAGTtctacacaggaaaagatgttaaattccttgcgctattggttggggacttcccgcAGTGGTCAGTCCTCTCACTGGCAAATGCAAGTACTcgtacccaacaacctaacctaaccaatttAACAAATACCTAACCATAGTTGTTGGAAATTCTCTTTATTTggaataaccccttgagatgtaccatctcgttttcgagggggtccacAACACGACAGTaaacatacattacatgaacataaaacaacataaaaacaacaataagacaggacacacacaaaaaaaaaaacacacaacaaacgaTCAGCAGAATTGCATCAGATACATACCAAATCACACGACTgcgatgtatatatataaatatatatatagtaataagtatatatacgtatatagtaatacatataaatatatatatatatatagtcagcAGTCATATCCCCAACACTATGTtagatgaaaataaaataaatagatatatataaaataaatagatatatatataagaagATATTAATTGAACCATACCATAGATCTTGAGCAAcgggatacaacaacaacaacacacaactagCTGGTGAAAGCCGTAACACGCGCCGCATATTGTACCCGGGATCCATCaaggccctccttcacggtacaacattaTGGGGTGCCGTTTGTAAAATATTGCACGTTCTGTAATCCTGTTTTTACCTGTTAAATGTTCAATCTACACGTTGGACCTGAAAACTGAATATTACAATACATACGGAAATTGGCCAGGTTCCCAtagtgaaagttttttttttttttcatggtctGTGTCTCTACATGGCAAACCTACAGCAAAACGTAAGTCTGAGTATACAGGTCACATTTCAGGCATAGGAAGGTAGAATACACAGCTTATCATAATGGGTGTGACTGGGAATGTGGTTGAAGGTGTAAGGTggggccatagacatatatagatatgtatatatgtctatgggtggGGCATGTTACAGTCATTCACCTCCTTCAGAtctgccctccacacacacacacacacacacactcctgttgcCCTGTGACTCTTGCCCAACAATTTCTGGCACAGGCGAACAAACCctgctctttcactctgtccctACCCAATGAAATCCCTTTGCAGTAATGCGCCCTGTGCATGTTGAACCGCTTCTCATGGATTCCACTTCTTccctgtttttactgttggagCTGTGCtcttgtttttactgttggagCTGTGCtcttgtttttactgttggagCTGTGCtcttgtttttactgttggaaCTGTGCtcttgtttttactgttggagCTGTGCtcttgtttttactgttggaaCTGTGCtcttgtttttactgttggaaCTGTGCtcttgtttttactgttggagCTGTGCtcttgtttttactgttggagCTGTGCtcttgtttttactgttggagCTGTGCTCTTGACTTCTGGATCCTAAACACTGTGACAAAAGTTATCTCCAGGCTGGTCTTAGCACATTTTAACTCCACCAACCTGGTCATTGGTAGGTCCAAAGTTCCTTTTCCATATAAAGCTACAGTACTTAGACAACGTGCCACCCTTAGACAACGTGCCACCCTTAGACAACGTGGCACCCTGAACCATTTCCTAACTGCCTTATTCATGACTCTCTCAAATTTCTCCATCTCTGAAACAGAAACTTCAAACACAGTCGAAGGCCACAGTATACATGGCAAAAGGCCAAACTGCAAACACAACAATTTCAGTTTACCAGGCAGGGTCTTATATATAGTATTGATAGCCTTAACAATAACGGGGCGatagtggtacaggaggtagagaagtcgtttagcaatcagaaggttgttagttcaattcccagtcgaagcgtccttgagcaagacactgaacccctaattgctcctgatgtgcagtgtgccatcagtgtaaatgtaaaaatatgtaTACATCCTTATAAgacgctttggataaaagcgtctgctaaatgactaaatgtaatagTATTCCAAAAGCCTTAACAATGACTCTAAGCTCTGAAACCTGTCCTCGGTCACTCAAATTGGAATAGTACCACCTGCCTCAACTCTTCACAGGTTTTTCTACAATAGAaggaatcacctcaccatcagTAAAAAAACCTCTCTTCCACCAGTTTTGCCCTACTGATAGAAACACTTCTACATTTACTaggtttcactttcatccttgccgTCCCTCATTCAACTTGGCTAACAGTCAACAGGTACATGGAGCACTTGTCAGCATCGTCATGTCCATCCATACAAGCTCAGATGGGAGGTAATTGGTTGCCGTCCTGCAGCCATTGACACCAAGTAAGTAATGTTGAAATAAATGACACTTTAAGTAGAATGTATAATCCCTAAGTTATTATCAagcctgtgtgtattttcagttgtgtattctgtgtggcaATCAGTCTTTTAGAATACTGTTATGTTTGAATTAAGAACATTCTATGTCAGTTATTTTGTAACGTCTCTTAGGTTGGATGCGCTGTATGTAGCCTGCTTTATTGTTGAGAGCATCTGAAGTAAAAGGGCTATGCTATCGCCTATTTATTCTCAACACAGTGTCGACTCTCATTATTGAAACCAATAGGTTATGGGCCCAGACTATGCTGAAAAGAAGCCGTGAGAAAGTTTTCGGAAAACTTTGAAGAGGAAGGATGTCGGAATTGAAGATTTCGATTGTTCCACTGAATGGCTCTAACTATCCAACCTGGAGAGTGCAATGTCGGATGGCTTTAATGAGAGATGGCTTGTGGGGAATTGTTGACGGCACCACGGGCAGTCCTAGCCGCTCAAAGCCGGAAGATTTTGAGAAGTATGTGTCACGGAAGGATCGCGCTTTGTCTACAATTGTGCTATCGATCGAACCGTCCTTGCTTTACATAATAGGAGACCCTACGGATCCCTCTGCTGTTTGGCAAAAGCTGGCTGATCGGTTTCAAGCGAGAACATGGGCAAACAGACTGGCACTAAGGCGCAAACTTCATGCGCTTCGTCTGAATGATGGTGAGTGTGTTCAACATCATATTAAGACTATGTTAGAAACGTTTGACGCGCTGTCCATCATC encodes the following:
- the LOC105909849 gene encoding alpha-1,3-galactosyltransferase 2-like isoform X2, whose translation is MRNICSLPSRKTALALCILTLFVVYHIPYSIRFLEGLIPMDKCQLVGSEALKLDNAVDITLKLGSRSDVQTCTYWGAPIIWDGMFDPEAYDQTHKRTHTSVALTVFAVGRYLDAYLKDFLRSAEIYFMVGLPVTYYVFTDVPEKVPALNLAPGRELKVFAVERHSRWQDISMMRMKSIMEVIDTHIRHHNQYVFCMDVDQVFGGRFGAEALGDSVALLHAYYYHRFRYMLTYDQNPKSQAYMAESQGDFYYHAAVFGGSWQRVRQMTEACYRGIIKDKDNGVEALWHDESHLNKYLWQHKPSRVLSPEYCWDPSVGYRSDIHVTRLLWREKDYGKLRDKAN
- the LOC105909849 gene encoding alpha-1,3-galactosyltransferase 2-like isoform X1, with product MVLSKNTQVRGNICSLPSRKTALALCILTLFVVYHIPYSIRFLEGLIPMDKCQLVGSEALKLDNAVDITLKLGSRSDVQTCTYWGAPIIWDGMFDPEAYDQTHKRTHTSVALTVFAVGRYLDAYLKDFLRSAEIYFMVGLPVTYYVFTDVPEKVPALNLAPGRELKVFAVERHSRWQDISMMRMKSIMEVIDTHIRHHNQYVFCMDVDQVFGGRFGAEALGDSVALLHAYYYHRFRYMLTYDQNPKSQAYMAESQGDFYYHAAVFGGSWQRVRQMTEACYRGIIKDKDNGVEALWHDESHLNKYLWQHKPSRVLSPEYCWDPSVGYRSDIHVTRLLWREKDYGKLRDKAN